GCTATCCGATCCGAACCACGCCACCGCTCGTGACTACGGGGCCTGGGGCAAGAAGGTGAACTACGGGCGCGAGTACGAGGGGATCATCCGCTCGACCTTCGTCATCGGGCCGGACGGGTCCATCGAGAAGGCATGGCGCAACGTCAAAGCGAAGGGCCACGGGGAAAGGATCCTGCGCGAAGTCACCGCTTGAGGCTGGCGGCAAGTGCCGCTGGCGAAGATGCGCGCTTGATTAACCGCCCCCCCGTTTACACTCGGCCCCTCCCCTATGGATCACCTTCCCCGCCCGCTCCAGTTGTCGCTTTTCGTCGCCGCTTCGGCGCTGACGCTCATCGCCGTCGTCTTCGGCGTGGACCGCCTCACCAACGCCGGCGAGATCCTCGGCGACGTCGAGGTCGTGGGAGTGAATCTCGGCGGGCTCGACGAACGGGCCGCCCGCTCCCGCCTCGAAGACCTGGAGGCGGACCTTCTCGCCTCGCCCGTTCAAGTCGAGGTCGACGGTCATGAGTTCTTCCTGGATCCCGCCGAAGTGAGCTTCGACATCAGGGAGCGGGATCTGGTCGACATCGCGATGTCCAATGGCCGGTCGGGAAATGTCGCCAACCAGTTCGGCTGGTGGCTCGGCCGATTCACCGGCGACGACGCCGACCTGACGCTTGCCTACGACTTCGATCGATCGGCCCTCGTCGACATCATCTCGACATGGGAGGTCGAAGGCATCGACGACCCGGCCGATCAGGGCGAGGTGCGGGTGGTCAATGGAAACGTCGAGTACACCTACCCATCGCCGGGAACCGGCATCGAAATCGCCACCGCGGTCGACCTGCTCACCGCCGCCCTCGCCGATCCTGATCGCGCGGTGGTCACCCTGCCCACCCGATTCCTCCAACCGAAGGTCACCGACGACGACGTCGACGAAGCGGTGATCGAGGCTCAACAGATCATCGCCGACGAGGTCACTTTCACCAACGCCGAGTTGGGGACCTCGGTGGTCATTCCCCCCCGGGTGCTCGCGGCGGCACTCCAGGTGACCCTCGACGAGGAGGCCGACGACCCCGAGTTCGAGTTCTCCTTCGACCGCAACCCGATCGCCACCTTCCTCAGCGCGCTGGGACCCGCCGTCGAGACCGAGCCCGTCGATGCCGAGATCCTGATCGATGTCGAGACGGATGAAGTGACGGTCGTTCCCAGCATTCCGGTCAGAGAACCCGACCCCGACCTGCTGACGGTGGCCCTGGAGACGGCGATCGCGGATGGCACCCGGGCGGGAGTGCTCCCTTACCGGGAGGGGCGCGAGGCCGAATTCTCCACTGAGGATGCGGACGCACTCGGAATCAAGGAACTCATCGGCGAGTTCACCACCTACCACGCCTGCTGCGCGAACCGGGTCGTGAACATCCAATTGATCGCCGACGCGGTCGACGGGGTCGTGATCATGCCGGGCGAGGAGTTCAACCTCAACGAGATCGTCGGCCAGCGCACCACCGAAAAGGGCTATCGATGCGCCGGGGCCATCGTCGGGGGCGAGTTGGTGGAGGAGGGAGCCGTCTGCATCGGGGGCGGCAGCAGCCAGTTCACGACCACGATGTACAACGCCGCCTTCTTCGCCGGCCTCGAGGACGTGGCCCATACCCCGCACTCGATCTGGTTCAGCCGGTACCCGGAAGGACGAGAGGCCACACTCGGATGGCAGAACCCCAACTTGATTTTCCGCAACAACACCGAGAACGCCATCATCGTCCGCACCACCCACACCCCCACCGAGATCACTGCCAAGATCTACGGTGACAACGGTGGGCTGGTGGTCGAAGCAGGGCTGTCCAACCGCTACAACCACACGAGCGCCCGTGGCCCCGTCATCCGCAAGAATTCCTCTTTGGTGCCGAGCGGGCCGGCAGGTTGCAGCCCTTCCACCGCCGTCACGGTCCAGAGCGGTACCGGTGGATGGTCGGTGGACGTGTATCGCTACATCACGCATCCGGACGGCACCAAGACCACCGAGACATGGTCCTGGCACTACACCGGCTACTACACCATCAGGGAGTGGAACGACAACCACCCCAACTGCGACCCGCCCGACGACCCGTGATCCTCCAGCAGTGCTGAGGGTTGCCGCGCCGTTGGACGGGTCCCGATAAAGGCGATCGCCTCAGACATCACGGATCCCGTCGATCATCAAGAAGATCCCGACGAGCACCAGCAACACCGCCAGCACGCGACCCGCGGCGGCGAAGACCCGACTTGTCCGGCCTCCGCTAGGCACGGCGCCGAGGAGACCGAAAGCCGCCAGCGCAGCGGCGGCTGCG
This genomic window from Acidimicrobiia bacterium contains:
- a CDS encoding VanW family protein; translated protein: MDHLPRPLQLSLFVAASALTLIAVVFGVDRLTNAGEILGDVEVVGVNLGGLDERAARSRLEDLEADLLASPVQVEVDGHEFFLDPAEVSFDIRERDLVDIAMSNGRSGNVANQFGWWLGRFTGDDADLTLAYDFDRSALVDIISTWEVEGIDDPADQGEVRVVNGNVEYTYPSPGTGIEIATAVDLLTAALADPDRAVVTLPTRFLQPKVTDDDVDEAVIEAQQIIADEVTFTNAELGTSVVIPPRVLAAALQVTLDEEADDPEFEFSFDRNPIATFLSALGPAVETEPVDAEILIDVETDEVTVVPSIPVREPDPDLLTVALETAIADGTRAGVLPYREGREAEFSTEDADALGIKELIGEFTTYHACCANRVVNIQLIADAVDGVVIMPGEEFNLNEIVGQRTTEKGYRCAGAIVGGELVEEGAVCIGGGSSQFTTTMYNAAFFAGLEDVAHTPHSIWFSRYPEGREATLGWQNPNLIFRNNTENAIIVRTTHTPTEITAKIYGDNGGLVVEAGLSNRYNHTSARGPVIRKNSSLVPSGPAGCSPSTAVTVQSGTGGWSVDVYRYITHPDGTKTTETWSWHYTGYYTIREWNDNHPNCDPPDDP